A single genomic interval of Candidatus Zixiibacteriota bacterium harbors:
- a CDS encoding regulatory protein RecX codes for MSDPIRILQIRQFGVRYWLTISGLEKPIAVGEELVQRYRLKEGIVVTEPQLAQLLAEAELAECDRETARLLAMRDHSIGELKLKLVRKQFSRKSIQEIIKRYESRGLLDDSHYAHNLARRALEKNPSGRTFLVATLVKKHVNRQLAEETADMVLAGTDEVTLAVASLRKRWRTLRQLELETARTRAYTYLGRRGISYEAARAAFEQLYDQENEVEDY; via the coding sequence ATGTCTGACCCGATTCGCATACTTCAGATTCGCCAGTTCGGCGTGCGGTACTGGCTGACCATCTCCGGCTTGGAGAAGCCCATAGCTGTCGGCGAGGAGTTGGTGCAGCGGTATCGGCTGAAAGAGGGGATAGTTGTCACCGAGCCGCAACTGGCACAGCTTCTGGCCGAGGCGGAACTGGCCGAATGCGACCGCGAAACCGCCCGCTTGCTGGCCATGCGCGACCACTCGATCGGCGAGTTGAAGTTGAAATTGGTACGGAAGCAATTCTCACGAAAGAGCATACAAGAGATCATCAAACGATATGAGAGCCGTGGGCTGCTCGATGATTCTCACTATGCGCACAACCTGGCCCGTCGGGCGCTTGAGAAGAACCCCTCCGGGCGGACATTCCTGGTGGCCACTCTTGTAAAGAAACATGTGAATCGCCAGTTGGCCGAAGAAACCGCCGACATGGTTCTGGCCGGAACCGATGAAGTAACACTGGCGGTGGCCTCACTTCGCAAACGGTGGCGTACCCTTCGGCAGTTAGAACTTGAAACCGCCCGAACCAGGGCGTATACTTACCTCGGTCGAAGGGGGATCAGTTATGAGGCGGCCAGGGCCGCTTTTGAACAGTTATACGACCAGGAAAACGAGGTAGAAGACTATTAA
- a CDS encoding geranylgeranylglyceryl/heptaprenylglyceryl phosphate synthase has protein sequence MASVYERLISSKNRQGGGFFLLLDPDRLKETEYCTLADACHDCGVDAILVGSSLLMNSNFGDAVRNIRATAHPSVPVIIMPGSVMQIVPGADAVLFTSLLSGRNPSYLIEQQVHGAPLVKQHGLEPIPTGYLLIESGKCTSVEYMSSSNPIPRTKHDICCAHALAAQYMGMKLVYLEAGSGAEQPVPLPMVTEVSRYVDIPVIVGGGLTTPEECAARIDAGASFVVMGNHFENLRNLDFLRELAASAHPKITVNA, from the coding sequence ATGGCATCGGTTTACGAGCGACTTATTTCGTCGAAGAACCGTCAGGGAGGCGGATTTTTCCTTCTACTCGATCCGGACCGTCTGAAAGAAACAGAGTACTGCACGCTCGCCGACGCATGTCATGACTGCGGTGTGGACGCCATTCTTGTGGGGAGCTCGTTGCTCATGAACAGCAACTTTGGCGACGCTGTCCGAAACATCCGCGCGACAGCACACCCCTCAGTGCCGGTAATCATCATGCCCGGATCGGTTATGCAGATTGTGCCCGGCGCCGATGCCGTGCTGTTCACGTCGCTGCTATCCGGACGGAATCCCAGTTATTTGATCGAGCAACAGGTGCATGGTGCCCCGCTTGTGAAGCAGCATGGCCTGGAGCCGATCCCCACCGGCTATCTGTTGATTGAATCCGGCAAATGTACTTCTGTGGAATACATGTCTTCAAGCAACCCGATTCCTCGTACCAAGCATGATATCTGCTGCGCCCATGCGCTGGCGGCGCAGTACATGGGTATGAAATTGGTGTACCTTGAAGCCGGCTCCGGCGCCGAGCAACCGGTGCCGCTCCCCATGGTCACCGAGGTGTCGCGCTATGTCGATATCCCCGTCATTGTCGGTGGCGGACTCACCACCCCCGAAGAATGCGCGGCGCGGATCGATGCCGGGGCATCGTTTGTAGTGATGGGAAACCATTTCGAGAATTTGCGCAACCTGGATTTCCTGCGGGAGCTGGCTGCCTCCGCACATCCCAAAATAACGGTGAACGCATGA
- a CDS encoding DUF4388 domain-containing protein, translating to MDLDLQGSIDKFTLPEIFQLIAAGRKSGTLGIQRDESIIMVYFKNGDIIYGYGPRQTYHLGQLLKERGKLTAEQLEDAVHSQAMTENTKRLGEILVNKGYIDRADLQRVVEEQVENLLYSLLSWQSGSFKFYENQFPTEEEITVEMSVENVILEGLRRFDEMNMIKEALPDWEAVYAISSSQGGRTRSVSLEAPQWNVMALVDGRRSVNEICACSPLGRDETLKRLAQLKLAGIITPAGTKESTQSPTQATPHADIEAMISNLARLFENYLNQRSTSSATVNRMTTRTLSGEKLESR from the coding sequence ATGGACTTGGATCTACAGGGAAGTATCGACAAGTTTACGCTGCCGGAAATTTTCCAGCTTATTGCAGCGGGGCGCAAATCCGGAACGCTCGGCATCCAGCGTGATGAATCCATCATCATGGTCTATTTCAAAAACGGCGACATCATCTACGGCTACGGCCCGCGCCAGACCTACCACCTCGGGCAGCTCCTCAAAGAGCGCGGCAAACTGACCGCCGAGCAGCTCGAGGATGCCGTCCACAGCCAGGCGATGACCGAGAACACCAAGCGGCTGGGCGAAATCCTGGTCAACAAGGGGTATATCGACCGAGCCGACCTTCAGCGGGTGGTCGAAGAGCAGGTGGAAAACCTGTTGTATTCGCTCTTATCCTGGCAGAGCGGTTCGTTTAAGTTCTATGAGAACCAATTCCCGACTGAGGAAGAGATTACGGTCGAGATGTCGGTCGAGAACGTGATTCTCGAAGGGCTCCGCCGTTTCGATGAGATGAATATGATCAAGGAAGCTCTGCCGGACTGGGAAGCAGTCTACGCTATCTCATCATCGCAGGGGGGGCGGACCCGCTCGGTGTCGCTCGAGGCGCCGCAGTGGAATGTCATGGCGCTGGTGGATGGTCGCCGCTCGGTCAACGAGATCTGCGCGTGCAGTCCGCTGGGCCGCGATGAGACACTCAAGCGGCTGGCGCAACTTAAGCTGGCCGGTATCATTACGCCGGCGGGCACCAAAGAAAGCACGCAGTCGCCGACGCAGGCAACACCGCATGCGGATATCGAAGCCATGATTTCCAATCTGGCCCGGCTGTTCGAGAACTATCTCAACCAGCGATCCACCAGCAGTGCGACGGTCAACCGTATGACCACACGAACACTTTCCGGAGAGAAGCTTGAATCGCGCTAA
- a CDS encoding SIS domain-containing protein, giving the protein MNRQDKLDHLKRLTDETAILRRSLMEYGNQLLDIADLMAGVIGSGHKIMFAGNGGHAAMSSHFATELIVRLTAERNRPSLPAIALSADSGIITAAANDYGYDEVFARQVEGLGQKGDLLVVMSTSGNSANLVKGVRMARQRGVLTCGLLGGRGGKLRGIVDRSILIPNDSPQRIQEEHLFLVHILVEMIESDLFA; this is encoded by the coding sequence ATGAACCGTCAGGACAAACTCGACCACCTGAAACGTCTGACCGATGAAACCGCCATTCTCCGCCGTTCGCTCATGGAGTACGGGAATCAATTATTGGATATAGCCGATCTCATGGCGGGAGTGATTGGCTCAGGTCACAAGATCATGTTCGCCGGCAATGGCGGCCACGCGGCGATGTCGTCCCATTTCGCTACCGAACTGATCGTGCGACTGACGGCAGAACGGAACCGGCCGTCGCTTCCGGCAATAGCTCTTTCTGCCGACAGCGGCATCATCACGGCCGCCGCCAATGATTACGGCTATGACGAAGTGTTCGCCCGGCAGGTTGAAGGGCTCGGCCAGAAGGGGGATTTACTTGTGGTCATGTCCACTTCCGGCAACTCTGCCAATTTAGTGAAAGGAGTCCGCATGGCTCGCCAGCGTGGAGTGCTCACCTGCGGACTTCTTGGAGGGCGTGGAGGCAAACTTCGCGGCATAGTCGACCGGTCGATTCTCATTCCGAATGATTCTCCGCAGCGAATCCAGGAAGAGCATTTGTTTCTCGTGCATATTCTGGTCGAGATGATTGAAAGTGACCTGTTCGCATGA
- the alaS gene encoding alanine--tRNA ligase, with translation MKTTDIRQSFLDYFQRQFHKLVPSSPVIPFNDPTILFTNAGMNQFKDVFTGQRKVDYNRATSAQKCIRAGGKHNDLDNVGFTARHHTFFEMLGNFSFGDYFKEEAIHFAWEWATKELALPKDRLYATVYETDDEAFALWKRIAPELRGGRVLRFGKKDNYWSMGDVGPCGPCSEIHFDRGKKFGDGPGDIINGETDRFVEIWNLVFMQFDQLPGGEVVPLPKPSVDTGAGLERIACVMQGADSNYQIDLFQSIIKAISDLTHASYAKHKSSHHVIADHIRALTFAIADGAGISNEGRGYVLRRILRRAARHGRILGAHEPFIYKLVPAVVGQMADAYPEIKEKQSHVMWVIQTEEEAFLRTLETGLDLFEKVAKKVKASGTAVVDGETVFKLYDTYGFPVDLTEILATERGLKVDQAGFDEAMRRQQEQSRAAANFRVSDFVDKKIASEILNLSVSNKRGIKNIAYELSRLKHITNVIRRIRLDVTEGGEVAAILLKETPFYVEAGGQISDRGIIRSEKAEGEVFEMMRINDVDVHLVRMTKGSPFAWDDDSPVTASVDTERRWDIMRNHTATHLAHAALRKVLGEHVHQSGSYVGPDRMRFDFSHHQPMTPEEIAEVERLVNEQILKATDVKTDIMPVDEAKKSGAMALFGEKYGDTVRVVSVPGFSKELCGGTHVQNTSQIGPFFIVLETGIASGVRRIEAITGREAVAYMLDAKQFRRKAAQAVGRPESEAQVGIEQMREDYLALQKELKRVKAEMFAGGAKSIGVETSVGPVTLLTHSFGDTDKDTMAAWLDTQKAKNKPVVAVALGQMNGKLTYMAAASNAAVSEHKIDIGDISRGLLAKFGGKGGGKPSFAQGGVASETKPDELFSTIKSLLEARF, from the coding sequence ATTAAGACCACAGACATACGGCAATCGTTTCTCGACTATTTCCAGCGCCAATTCCACAAGCTGGTGCCGTCATCGCCGGTGATTCCCTTTAACGACCCCACCATTCTATTCACGAACGCCGGCATGAACCAGTTTAAGGATGTGTTCACCGGACAGCGGAAAGTCGATTATAACCGGGCCACCAGCGCTCAAAAGTGTATTCGGGCCGGCGGCAAGCACAATGATCTGGATAACGTTGGGTTCACCGCCCGGCACCACACGTTCTTTGAGATGCTGGGAAATTTCTCGTTCGGGGACTATTTCAAAGAAGAGGCGATCCATTTCGCCTGGGAGTGGGCGACCAAGGAGCTGGCACTTCCCAAAGACCGCCTCTATGCTACGGTTTACGAAACCGATGACGAAGCATTCGCACTATGGAAACGGATAGCTCCAGAACTCAGGGGGGGGCGCGTGCTCAGATTCGGGAAGAAGGACAATTACTGGTCGATGGGGGATGTCGGCCCGTGCGGCCCTTGTTCGGAGATTCATTTCGATCGGGGGAAGAAGTTCGGTGACGGACCCGGTGACATAATCAACGGTGAGACCGACCGATTCGTGGAGATCTGGAACCTCGTGTTTATGCAGTTTGACCAGCTTCCTGGCGGTGAAGTTGTTCCCCTTCCCAAGCCTTCGGTAGACACCGGCGCCGGATTGGAGCGGATCGCCTGCGTGATGCAGGGAGCGGACAGCAATTATCAGATTGACCTGTTTCAGTCTATCATCAAGGCGATATCCGATCTCACACATGCCTCGTACGCCAAACATAAGTCCTCGCATCATGTGATTGCGGATCATATCCGGGCGCTGACGTTTGCGATCGCCGATGGGGCGGGCATTTCAAACGAAGGGCGCGGGTACGTGCTGCGCCGGATATTGCGGCGGGCGGCGCGGCATGGACGGATTCTTGGGGCGCACGAGCCGTTTATCTACAAGCTGGTGCCGGCAGTCGTGGGGCAGATGGCGGATGCGTATCCGGAGATCAAAGAAAAGCAATCGCACGTGATGTGGGTGATCCAGACGGAGGAGGAGGCGTTTCTGCGGACACTGGAGACGGGACTTGATCTGTTTGAGAAAGTAGCGAAAAAAGTGAAGGCGTCCGGCACTGCGGTTGTTGATGGAGAGACAGTGTTCAAGCTGTATGATACGTACGGCTTTCCCGTCGATCTGACCGAGATACTTGCGACGGAGCGTGGTCTCAAGGTCGACCAAGCTGGATTCGATGAGGCGATGAGACGGCAGCAGGAGCAGAGCCGGGCGGCAGCTAACTTCAGAGTCTCTGACTTCGTTGACAAGAAAATTGCCTCTGAGATATTGAATTTGTCGGTCAGTAATAAGCGAGGCATTAAGAATATCGCCTATGAGCTGTCGAGGCTCAAACATATCACGAATGTCATTCGCCGCATTCGATTGGATGTAACTGAAGGTGGAGAAGTGGCAGCTATACTACTTAAAGAGACTCCATTCTACGTTGAAGCAGGCGGTCAAATCAGCGACCGGGGTATTATCAGGAGTGAAAAAGCTGAGGGGGAGGTATTCGAGATGATGCGAATCAATGATGTTGACGTGCATCTTGTCCGGATGACCAAAGGTTCGCCATTTGCCTGGGACGACGATTCACCCGTCACCGCCTCGGTCGACACCGAGCGCCGCTGGGATATCATGCGGAACCACACCGCCACCCATCTGGCGCACGCCGCACTGCGCAAGGTGCTCGGTGAACACGTACATCAATCCGGCTCCTATGTCGGCCCGGACAGAATGCGGTTCGATTTCTCCCACCATCAGCCGATGACACCAGAGGAAATCGCTGAAGTCGAACGATTGGTGAACGAACAAATTCTGAAGGCAACTGATGTCAAGACCGACATCATGCCTGTAGACGAGGCCAAGAAATCCGGCGCGATGGCGCTGTTCGGCGAAAAGTATGGCGACACAGTTCGCGTAGTCTCAGTCCCCGGATTCTCGAAAGAGCTTTGCGGCGGCACGCATGTCCAAAACACCAGCCAGATCGGGCCGTTTTTCATTGTGTTGGAGACAGGGATTGCGTCGGGCGTGCGTCGTATCGAAGCGATCACTGGTCGCGAGGCGGTTGCGTACATGCTCGACGCCAAGCAGTTCCGTCGAAAAGCAGCGCAGGCGGTCGGCCGTCCGGAATCCGAAGCGCAGGTCGGTATCGAGCAGATGCGCGAAGACTATCTCGCTCTCCAGAAGGAACTGAAGCGGGTCAAGGCGGAGATGTTTGCGGGTGGCGCAAAGTCCATTGGTGTGGAGACTTCGGTAGGTCCCGTGACTCTTCTGACTCATTCGTTCGGCGACACGGACAAGGACACGATGGCAGCGTGGCTTGACACACAGAAAGCAAAGAACAAGCCGGTCGTGGCGGTGGCACTCGGCCAGATGAACGGCAAGCTCACATACATGGCGGCCGCCAGCAACGCGGCAGTGAGCGAACATAAGATTGATATCGGAGATATCTCACGCGGCTTGCTTGCGAAGTTCGGCGGCAAAGGAGGAGGCAAACCCTCGTTTGCTCAGGGAGGTGTAGCGTCCGAGACAAAACCGGATGAACTATTTTCGACTATAAAATCCTTACTCGAGGCCAGATTCTAA